CTTAGATGCCTTCTCAAACTCCCGCTTCGCCTCACCCAGAGACTTCGCAAGCTTCGGAAGCTTACCGGGCAGAATATAGATAGCAATTAGGATAATCGCCGCGATTATCGCAATCTCTGTCAGTGAAATTGCCATGGTTTTTGTGCTGCAAGGTAAGACTTAAAGCTTT
The sequence above is drawn from the Candidatus Caldarchaeum subterraneum genome and encodes:
- a CDS encoding sec-independent protein translocase protein TatA, with translation MAISLTEIAIIAAIILIAIYILPGKLPKLAKSLGEAKREFEKASKREEVLERARELGIDVTGKTLEEIEEEIRRHGR